In Helicobacter mastomyrinus, the sequence TTGGTGCACTAAAAAAGGGGGGCAATGTAAAAATCACTCTCAAACAATCCCCCACGCCACATATCGCGCTTGTTTGCAATAAGATTCACAAAAGCATAGAAAACAATAAAAAAGATGTTGCCAAAGTGCTTTAATTTCTCGTGGGAGGAGTATTCCGCTTGTGTCTATCGCTCCTCATTTGAGGGTTTTAGCGGCTATTTTAAACCTATAAGCGATTTTAAAAGAGCCTATCACCTCATTGGCTTGGATAAAGAGATTGCTGCTCTCACACACAATACACAGGCTTTTATGCGAGGAGAGAGGGCTTCTCACGCTTTGCTTTGGGGGGCTAGAGGCTGTGGGAAAAGCTCGTGTTTGCAGCAGGTATTAAGTGATGTATTAGCTCTAGATTCACTTTTGCGTATCATAGAGTTAAGCAAAGAATCTTTAGGTATTTTGCCTATGGTGCAAGATTGTGTGCGGGAATTGCCCTATAAATTCATTATTATGTGTGATGACTTATCCTTTGAGCCAAATGAGCAAGGCTACAAATCCCTTAAAAGCATACTTGAAGGTTCTTTTGAGAATAAAGCGGAGAATGTGTTATTTTACACGACATCTAACCAACGCCACCTCATTAGCGAATCTTACCCTCAAGACACACTCCATCTCAATGATGCACAAGATGAGATTCTCTCCTTAAGCGATAGATTTGGGCTTGTGCTAGGATTTTATACCCTAAGTCGCACGGAGTTTATGGCACTTTTAGAAACAATGCTACAAACGCCTCTTGATGAGAATTTAAAGCTCAAAGCATTGCAGTTTAGCACACTCAAAGGCTCGTGTAATCCCCGCATAGCGCACGAATTTTGCACTCTCTATCGTAATAAGATTCTGTAGCCCAAGCTGTTTTATGTATCGCCGCATTGCAAAAAGTGCCAATTTATACTTGCAAAATCCTCCAAAAACAAAGGGATATATTAAATTTTTAAGATTTATTCAGTGAGAAATGGATTTCTAAGGCTTAAAGTCTAGATTCTATCCATAAGGCAATCTCATCGCTTAAAAATAGCTCCTTAGCGCGTAAGAACTGCCTATCGCCGCACATATATAGCTCACATTTCCCACCCTCAAGCAAATCGCTCAAAGCCTGTGAGTGCAAAATATGACTAAAAGAGCTTATATCCACGCCCTTAGTACATCTAAGCCCTAGCATTATTGCCTCTGTTTG encodes:
- a CDS encoding DUF815 domain-containing protein, giving the protein MLPKCFNFSWEEYSACVYRSSFEGFSGYFKPISDFKRAYHLIGLDKEIAALTHNTQAFMRGERASHALLWGARGCGKSSCLQQVLSDVLALDSLLRIIELSKESLGILPMVQDCVRELPYKFIIMCDDLSFEPNEQGYKSLKSILEGSFENKAENVLFYTTSNQRHLISESYPQDTLHLNDAQDEILSLSDRFGLVLGFYTLSRTEFMALLETMLQTPLDENLKLKALQFSTLKGSCNPRIAHEFCTLYRNKIL